A section of the Adhaeribacter arboris genome encodes:
- a CDS encoding DUF6443 domain-containing protein, producing the protein MTTDTFTVSSPGRYLALATYSGLQVYSGEIAITKGFIPQPNISSDNGSFVLTYQDPQLRLSVRDNYKAGYTWYLDNQVMEGMNQYYIDVSQPGNYQVTACATHPDGETECQTSAQQNITGEILKVNYVKQQRMRVEGIQSVSQLEGRPKEQFSVSTTYADGFARSLQTVQQAASPKGKDAVAFLSYDAFGREPKKYLPFVRKQKDGKYYHLKASNPVALNEFYQGNNDQIANTRYPFSETEYESSPLNRVVEQGAPGEDWRLAGGHTTKQQYKTNQTSDNVRIWKKSAVGLSSTTSYAAGMLEVNQTTDEHSQTAYTFTDKTARMVLSESPGENGERLRTYYVYNDLGMLCFVIPPKTVKSLGNAATLTINELTLQRECFYYQYDERGRLIVKHVPGAAPVFFVYDLWDRPVLSQDGNQRAHGKWSFTKYDALDRVVLKGEITHAGNQASMVQAVMNFYSKISQNPSLRYEDRGKAVHGYTNRSYPVLTHELEVNTVNYYDNYDFLSSPYQFVPEPTLSLTAAFIRVQGLVTGVKNRVLGTKQYLTSVNYYDKRYRLVQVISDNHLKGMDRTSSQYNFTGKVTKEKHVHKAKEQVSITKEYKYDHQDRLLKVYHQVNNESKILIADHHYNELGELTQKNLHVESNGKPWQSLDYLYNIRGWLSTMNKPITKSGALYNDFYAFKLYYNDPSTELHNVRQFNGNVSAFKEERPYEIEDSGSAVRGGYSYTYDPANQLKMAIYSRPSNPSLNGTYNEAITYDQNGNISTLNRKGPIEGITQTIDDLEYHYAGNQLVGVKDRGNVKEGFKDRGQTTDYTYDANGNLISDSNKKIASIHYNILNLPDTITFTDGRAMVYTYDISGRKLKQQVVAANGSVKLERDYVSSFLYLDDTLQEIQHPEGRIVHQVPGRSSSGWEYQYHLKDHLGNVKTTFTTAPQQEIYRASLEEATNAAEAAQFNPTYDRAVRYTSSLYNHTQSGVRSQRLSGANEKEVIGLAKSLQVMPGDTINMEVYAKYFTPTSKSTNVQRFIVAAISSAFGLSASTIGEAGMAYQSLTALHGAGLLLHSDEETDKAAPKAYLNYILFDQDFIPYDLGFDQVSTQALETGKNTPHEKLGLQAIIKRPGYIYMYLSNENATITDVFFDDLQITHKHSPLIATTDYYPFGRIAQQFSRERIVEQRLKYNGKEFQKEEGLDWYDYGARMYDANLGRWHMVDPIAEKYYAWSPYNYVLNNPLKFIDSDGREPIIVEQHTEMKFLEFSFGSDAVIQGSQLKNDKGFSATLIEIRSTLAEVSFEGEKKVQGEGYELGVGGKLVFNSLAGNAEAGVKDGSLVLGAGAEAGTVGVEGEACLLFVCVGGEASFGPQLGAEVAIGEKTKVGAQLGIGGAAASVRFVKPPPIISNDYMNRINPTPKLLSDDPIPMPSRLSSIKMDAKEYSPKFNELIKSIYDMVPF; encoded by the coding sequence ACCGACACCTTTACCGTTTCGAGTCCGGGCCGGTATCTAGCTTTGGCTACCTATTCCGGGCTGCAAGTTTATTCGGGTGAAATCGCGATCACCAAAGGCTTCATCCCCCAACCTAATATCTCTTCGGACAACGGGAGTTTTGTGCTTACCTACCAGGATCCTCAGCTGAGGTTATCTGTTCGGGATAATTACAAGGCGGGTTATACCTGGTACCTTGATAACCAGGTGATGGAAGGAATGAACCAGTATTACATCGATGTCTCCCAACCCGGCAATTACCAAGTAACCGCCTGCGCCACCCATCCTGATGGTGAAACTGAGTGCCAGACCTCAGCCCAGCAAAATATTACCGGGGAAATCTTAAAGGTAAACTATGTAAAGCAACAACGAATGCGGGTGGAAGGTATTCAAAGTGTGTCGCAGCTGGAAGGTCGGCCGAAAGAACAATTCAGCGTTTCCACCACTTACGCGGATGGCTTTGCCCGTTCGCTGCAGACAGTGCAGCAGGCGGCTTCACCCAAGGGAAAGGATGCCGTTGCTTTTTTGTCTTATGATGCCTTTGGCAGGGAGCCTAAAAAATACCTTCCTTTTGTCCGAAAACAGAAAGATGGCAAATACTATCACCTGAAGGCTTCTAATCCTGTAGCACTCAATGAATTTTACCAAGGCAACAATGACCAGATAGCCAACACTCGGTATCCTTTTTCTGAAACTGAGTACGAATCCTCCCCGCTCAACCGGGTGGTGGAACAAGGCGCCCCGGGGGAAGACTGGCGGTTGGCGGGCGGGCACACCACCAAGCAGCAGTATAAGACTAATCAAACTTCCGATAACGTACGAATCTGGAAGAAAAGTGCAGTTGGCCTTTCTTCAACGACTTCCTACGCCGCTGGTATGCTAGAAGTTAACCAAACGACTGATGAGCACAGCCAGACTGCTTACACATTCACGGATAAAACAGCACGAATGGTATTATCAGAGAGCCCGGGTGAAAATGGCGAGCGGTTGCGCACGTATTACGTCTACAATGACCTGGGTATGCTCTGTTTCGTTATTCCTCCCAAAACTGTAAAATCCTTAGGTAATGCGGCTACCCTGACCATTAACGAGTTAACATTGCAGAGGGAATGTTTTTACTATCAATATGATGAGCGAGGCCGGTTGATAGTCAAACACGTGCCAGGCGCTGCTCCCGTATTTTTTGTGTACGATTTATGGGATCGACCGGTGTTGTCACAGGATGGCAACCAACGTGCTCATGGCAAGTGGAGCTTTACCAAATACGATGCTTTAGACCGGGTAGTGCTGAAGGGAGAAATAACCCATGCCGGAAATCAGGCATCAATGGTCCAAGCGGTAATGAATTTTTATTCCAAGATAAGCCAGAACCCCTCTCTCCGTTATGAGGACCGAGGGAAAGCCGTACATGGATATACTAACCGTTCGTATCCGGTCCTTACCCATGAGTTGGAGGTAAATACGGTAAATTATTACGATAACTATGATTTTCTTTCCTCCCCCTATCAATTTGTGCCAGAGCCAACACTTAGCTTAACGGCGGCCTTTATCCGCGTCCAAGGCCTGGTGACTGGCGTGAAGAATCGTGTTTTAGGAACAAAACAATACCTAACCAGCGTCAATTATTATGATAAACGCTACCGGCTCGTGCAAGTAATCTCGGATAATCACTTGAAAGGAATGGACCGAACCAGTAGTCAGTACAATTTTACTGGAAAGGTTACCAAAGAAAAACACGTTCACAAAGCCAAGGAGCAAGTTAGCATTACTAAGGAATATAAATATGACCACCAAGACCGGTTGCTAAAAGTGTATCACCAAGTGAACAATGAGTCAAAGATCTTAATTGCTGATCATCACTATAATGAACTAGGAGAACTCACCCAAAAGAACCTGCATGTTGAATCTAATGGTAAGCCTTGGCAATCGCTGGATTACCTATACAATATCAGGGGGTGGTTGTCCACGATGAATAAACCGATTACAAAATCGGGTGCCTTGTACAATGATTTTTATGCTTTCAAATTATACTATAATGATCCCAGCACAGAATTACATAACGTTCGTCAATTTAATGGAAATGTGAGTGCCTTTAAGGAGGAAAGACCTTATGAGATAGAAGATTCGGGTAGTGCAGTGAGAGGCGGTTATTCCTATACTTATGATCCGGCCAACCAACTCAAAATGGCCATCTATTCCCGACCCTCCAATCCCTCCCTGAACGGAACCTACAACGAAGCAATTACCTATGACCAAAATGGAAATATCTCAACGCTCAATCGGAAAGGCCCCATTGAAGGGATAACCCAAACCATCGACGACTTGGAGTACCATTATGCGGGCAATCAGTTAGTAGGGGTAAAAGACCGGGGGAACGTGAAAGAAGGTTTTAAAGATCGGGGCCAAACCACGGATTATACCTATGATGCCAATGGCAACCTGATCAGTGATTCCAACAAGAAGATTGCTTCCATTCATTATAATATATTGAATCTTCCGGACACCATTACCTTTACTGATGGCCGTGCCATGGTGTACACCTATGATATTTCCGGCAGGAAGCTTAAGCAGCAAGTGGTAGCTGCCAATGGCTCGGTTAAATTGGAAAGGGACTATGTAAGTAGTTTCCTCTATCTCGATGATACGCTGCAGGAAATTCAACATCCGGAAGGAAGAATAGTACATCAGGTTCCTGGTAGGTCCTCCTCCGGATGGGAATACCAGTATCACTTAAAAGACCATTTAGGTAATGTAAAAACCACTTTTACCACTGCCCCCCAACAGGAGATCTACCGGGCGAGCTTAGAAGAGGCAACGAATGCTGCTGAAGCAGCCCAGTTTAATCCTACTTATGACCGGGCGGTGCGGTATACTTCTTCGCTGTATAATCATACGCAAAGTGGCGTTAGATCGCAGCGGCTAAGCGGGGCTAATGAAAAAGAGGTTATTGGATTGGCAAAATCGCTTCAGGTGATGCCGGGCGATACCATCAACATGGAAGTTTATGCTAAGTATTTTACGCCAACCTCTAAAAGTACGAATGTACAAAGGTTCATAGTGGCAGCCATAAGCAGTGCCTTTGGGCTCTCGGCGAGTACCATTGGCGAAGCAGGAATGGCCTATCAAAGCCTGACCGCTCTCCATGGTGCCGGGCTACTGCTTCATTCAGATGAGGAAACTGATAAAGCCGCGCCCAAAGCCTATTTAAACTATATTTTGTTTGATCAGGATTTTATACCCTACGATTTGGGCTTTGATCAGGTAAGCACTCAAGCCCTGGAGACTGGAAAGAACACACCCCACGAGAAGCTGGGTTTGCAAGCGATAATCAAACGTCCCGGCTATATTTATATGTATCTTAGCAATGAAAATGCTACCATTACCGATGTTTTCTTCGATGACCTTCAGATTACCCACAAGCATTCCCCGCTGATTGCCACCACGGACTATTATCCTTTCGGAAGGATTGCCCAGCAATTCAGCCGGGAAAGGATAGTAGAGCAGCGCTTGAAATATAACGGCAAGGAATTTCAAAAGGAGGAAGGCCTCGACTGGTATGACTACGGCGCGAGGATGTATGATGCGAACTTGGGAAGATGGCACATGGTGGACCCCATAGCCGAAAAGTACTATGCTTGGTCACCTTATAACTACGTATTGAATAACCCGCTCAAATTTATTGACTCGGATGGGAGAGAGCCAATAATTGTTGAACAGCATACTGAAATGAAATTTTTAGAATTTTCCTTTGGAAGCGATGCAGTAATTCAGGGAAGTCAGCTTAAAAATGATAAAGGCTTTAGTGCCACACTTATTGAGATTAGATCCACCCTGGCAGAGGTTTCGTTTGAAGGCGAAAAGAAAGTTCAAGGAGAAGGGTATGAACTAGGCGTTGGTGGCAAATTAGTATTCAACTCTCTTGCAGGCAATGCAGAAGCAGGCGTTAAAGATGGATCACTGGTCCTGGGTGCGGGTGCCGAAGCAGGAACAGTGGGAGTGGAAGGAGAAGCCTGCCTATTATTTGTCTGTGTTGGTGGGGAAGCTTCTTTTGGTCCCCAACTGGGTGCAGAAGTAGCCATAGGGGAGAAGACAAAAGTAGGGGCTCAGCTCGGTATAGGCGGAGCTGCGGCATCGGTGAGATTTGTGAAGCCCCCTCCAATAATTTCTAATGATTATATGAATCGCATCAATCCAACCCCTAAACTACTCTCTGATGATCCGATTCCAATGCCTTCGCGCTTATCGTCAATAAAAATGGATGCAAAAGAGTACTCTCCTAAATTTAATGAATTAATCAAGTCAATTTATGATATGGTGCCATTTTAA
- a CDS encoding TIR domain-containing protein: MHLDKTKLRLLIDKVERLSVSIPNNFYPNNKPSPNIAQQLKASLASLSSWLYKHPSLNNGATYGKKIAELKSKLPDTIRSGTWFPEKEAAELKTGLLALLRLINRENKSIFIVHGRDLQMREAVQSALRGLALPTVILEREDDNGQTVIEKFIKEAARCEYAVILYSADDEGRLRSKGRSKETPLRLRARQNVVLELGYFLGKLDRKNIFVLHSEESIEQPSDFVGVVYQSYDKAGKWKAKLVRELKTAGFKIPTKFSDRI; this comes from the coding sequence ATGCATTTAGACAAAACGAAGCTTCGTTTATTAATAGATAAAGTAGAGAGATTGAGTGTATCAATACCTAATAACTTCTATCCTAATAATAAACCATCACCCAATATAGCTCAACAATTAAAGGCTAGTCTTGCAAGTTTGTCGAGTTGGTTATATAAACATCCTAGTTTAAACAATGGAGCAACCTATGGGAAAAAAATTGCTGAATTAAAAAGCAAACTTCCGGATACAATTCGCTCTGGCACTTGGTTTCCGGAGAAAGAGGCAGCTGAGCTGAAGACTGGCTTACTAGCTCTCTTAAGATTAATTAACCGAGAAAATAAATCTATATTTATTGTTCACGGCCGTGATTTACAGATGCGAGAGGCGGTACAAAGTGCTTTGCGCGGTTTAGCTCTGCCAACTGTAATCTTGGAGCGAGAAGATGATAATGGACAAACGGTCATTGAGAAGTTTATAAAAGAAGCTGCCCGGTGTGAATATGCGGTGATCCTTTACTCGGCTGACGACGAAGGAAGGCTGCGTTCCAAAGGCCGGAGTAAAGAAACACCTTTACGATTACGAGCCAGGCAGAATGTTGTCCTTGAATTAGGTTATTTTTTAGGTAAGTTAGATAGGAAAAACATCTTTGTCTTACATTCCGAAGAATCTATTGAACAACCTAGTGATTTTGTAGGAGTAGTATACCAATCGTATGACAAAGCTGGCAAATGGAAAGCTAAATTAGTCCGAGAATTGAAAACAGCAGGTTTCAAAATTCCCACTAAATTTTCTGATAGAATTTAA
- a CDS encoding DUF3800 domain-containing protein, translating into MEYHIYCDESDKKGKHFSNFYGAALVKGPDKEDIEHTLRMVFQENNLFNELKWQKVTENYLSKYLAVMDKFFDLIVKNKVKIRILFTQNGYSPVGLTDQHKEDEFFILYYQLIKHSFGLQYCNDKDGPIYLRLYFDLLPETKEKCDIFKNYVHQLQDTPSFKEKNIIIKRDYISEVDSKKHVIMQCLDILLGAMVFRLNDKHKEIPPGKHRRGKRTIAKEKLYKHIYNRICQIKPRFNIGISTGRDSDSDTWNGPYRHWRFISRDYEIDETMFKGNKKNKL; encoded by the coding sequence ATGGAGTATCATATTTATTGTGATGAATCAGATAAGAAAGGAAAGCATTTTTCAAACTTTTATGGAGCTGCTTTAGTTAAGGGTCCAGATAAAGAAGATATTGAACATACTCTTAGGATGGTGTTCCAGGAGAATAATCTTTTCAACGAGCTAAAATGGCAAAAAGTCACTGAAAATTATTTAAGTAAATACCTAGCCGTAATGGATAAGTTCTTTGACCTTATTGTAAAAAATAAAGTCAAGATCCGGATCTTATTCACCCAAAATGGTTATTCCCCAGTTGGGTTAACAGATCAACACAAAGAAGACGAATTCTTTATTCTCTATTATCAATTAATAAAACATTCTTTTGGATTGCAATATTGCAACGATAAAGATGGCCCAATCTACTTAAGGCTTTATTTTGATCTTCTTCCAGAGACTAAGGAGAAGTGTGATATTTTTAAGAATTATGTACATCAGCTTCAGGATACGCCTTCTTTTAAAGAAAAAAATATCATAATTAAGAGAGATTATATCTCTGAAGTTGATTCTAAGAAACATGTAATAATGCAATGTCTGGACATTTTATTGGGCGCAATGGTTTTTCGTTTAAATGATAAACATAAAGAGATACCTCCGGGAAAACATAGAAGAGGAAAAAGAACTATTGCAAAGGAAAAATTATATAAACACATCTACAATCGCATCTGCCAAATTAAACCCAGATTTAATATTGGGATTTCAACAGGAAGAGATTCTGATAGTGATACCTGGAATGGTCCCTACAGGCATTGGAGATTTATAAGTAGAGATTATGAAATAGATGAGACTATGTTTAAAGGGAATAAAAAAAATAAGCTCTGA
- a CDS encoding recombinase family protein, with translation MKDTLVIAKLDRLSRNASFIFTLKDSGVDFVCADMPDANTLTIGIFAVLAQHERELISSRTKAALQVKIAQGVKLGKPENLTYQNRVAGAQVMRQKAVTNENNKRAAAMVNLYRAQGLNWVAIAEKLNEAGFRASRGGRFQAIQVQRIFERLKV, from the coding sequence ATTAAAGACACTTTAGTTATTGCCAAACTGGATCGACTTAGCCGTAACGCTTCTTTTATTTTTACCTTGAAGGATAGCGGGGTTGATTTTGTCTGTGCTGATATGCCGGATGCCAATACTTTAACTATTGGAATATTTGCGGTGTTAGCCCAACACGAACGGGAGCTCATCAGTAGCCGGACCAAAGCAGCTCTCCAAGTTAAGATTGCTCAGGGTGTAAAATTAGGTAAGCCGGAAAACCTAACCTACCAGAACCGGGTAGCCGGTGCTCAGGTGATGCGACAAAAAGCAGTGACTAACGAAAACAACAAGCGGGCCGCTGCCATGGTGAATCTCTACCGGGCACAGGGACTAAATTGGGTAGCTATTGCTGAAAAGCTTAATGAAGCTGGCTTCAGAGCTAGTCGTGGTGGCAGATTTCAGGCAATTCAAGTACAACGGATATTTGAACGCTTAAAAGTTTAA
- a CDS encoding recombinase family protein translates to MGNKKYIAYYRVSTAKQGASGLGLEAQQYAVAAFLKGEKITSEYIEVESGKKNNRPQLIAAIEQARKLKTL, encoded by the coding sequence ATGGGTAATAAAAAATATATAGCCTATTACCGGGTTAGTACTGCTAAGCAAGGGGCAAGTGGATTGGGCTTGGAAGCTCAGCAGTATGCTGTTGCTGCTTTCCTGAAAGGAGAGAAGATTACCAGTGAATACATCGAAGTAGAGAGCGGGAAAAAGAACAACCGGCCTCAGCTGATCGCCGCCATTGAGCAGGCCCGGAAATTAAAGACACTTTAG
- a CDS encoding recombinase family protein — protein sequence MEKKYVAYYRVSTAKQGASGLGLEAQQYAVASFLKGQKITSEYVEVESGKKNNRPQLIAAIEQARKIKATLVIAKLDRLSRNASFIFTLKDSGVDFVCADMPDANTLTIGIFAVLAQHERELISSRTKAALQAKIAQGAKLGKPENLTYQDRVAGARALKEKASTNHNNKRAAAMIELYRSKGLSWLAIAGKLNEAGFRASRGGEFQAVQVQRIYQRIVTI from the coding sequence ATGGAGAAAAAGTATGTTGCTTATTACCGGGTAAGTACTGCCAAGCAAGGAGCCTCGGGATTAGGCCTGGAGGCGCAACAATACGCCGTGGCTAGTTTCTTGAAAGGACAAAAGATTACCAGTGAATACGTCGAAGTAGAAAGTGGTAAGAAAAACAACCGGCCGCAACTGATCGCGGCCATTGAACAGGCCCGAAAAATTAAAGCTACTTTAGTTATTGCCAAACTGGATCGGCTCAGCCGGAACGCTTCTTTCATTTTTACTTTGAAGGATAGCGGGGTTGATTTCGTTTGTGCCGATATGCCCGATGCGAATACTTTAACGATTGGCATCTTCGCGGTACTGGCCCAGCACGAACGGGAGTTGATCAGCAGCCGAACCAAGGCCGCACTCCAAGCGAAGATTGCCCAGGGTGCCAAATTAGGGAAACCGGAAAACTTAACCTATCAGGATCGGGTTGCTGGCGCTCGGGCATTAAAAGAGAAAGCAAGTACGAACCATAATAATAAAAGAGCGGCCGCCATGATCGAGCTTTACCGTTCCAAAGGTTTGAGTTGGCTGGCCATTGCTGGTAAATTAAATGAAGCTGGCTTCCGAGCTAGCCGGGGTGGGGAGTTTCAGGCGGTCCAGGTGCAAAGAATTTATCAACGTATAGTTACCATCTAG
- a CDS encoding protein-disulfide reductase DsbD domain-containing protein → MKNLIVIISALFIGATTSGQILKPVTWSYAGKKTANKEGIIYMKAIIEPGWHIYSQQVAKGGPVKTGFTFNPSKAYKLVGSPQEPKPVTTFEKVFNMQVSYFSNSVIFQQKVQFTNSPVVVTGSIEYMACNDQKCLTPEEVDFSIPLK, encoded by the coding sequence ATGAAAAACCTAATTGTAATTATAAGTGCGCTTTTTATTGGCGCTACTACTTCTGGCCAAATACTAAAGCCGGTAACATGGTCTTATGCCGGAAAAAAAACGGCAAATAAGGAAGGTATTATTTATATGAAAGCCATCATTGAGCCGGGATGGCATATCTATTCCCAACAGGTGGCAAAAGGAGGGCCGGTAAAAACTGGTTTTACTTTCAATCCTTCCAAAGCATATAAGTTGGTGGGTAGTCCCCAAGAACCAAAACCAGTCACTACGTTTGAAAAAGTATTCAACATGCAAGTCAGCTATTTTTCTAACTCGGTTATATTCCAGCAAAAGGTTCAATTTACGAATTCTCCGGTAGTAGTTACAGGTAGTATCGAATACATGGCGTGCAACGACCAGAAATGTTTGACTCCGGAAGAGGTAGATTTTAGTATCCCCCTTAAATAG
- a CDS encoding type II toxin-antitoxin system HigB family toxin, producing the protein MSYTASNTIEASMNVISYPTIKAYFEQHAAAKAYLLDWYYTTKKATWNNVNEMRADFPSAEMVVDSKVVFNIKANDFRLVAIVFFRVKRVQVIWIGTHAEYDKIKIKDL; encoded by the coding sequence TTGTCGTATACCGCCAGTAATACCATAGAAGCATCAATGAATGTTATTAGTTATCCAACCATTAAGGCCTACTTTGAACAACACGCTGCTGCTAAAGCTTATTTGTTAGATTGGTATTATACCACTAAAAAAGCCACTTGGAACAATGTAAATGAAATGCGGGCAGATTTCCCTAGTGCAGAAATGGTGGTAGATAGCAAAGTTGTTTTCAATATAAAGGCTAATGATTTTCGCCTAGTTGCTATTGTGTTTTTCCGAGTTAAAAGAGTTCAGGTAATATGGATTGGAACTCACGCGGAGTATGATAAAATAAAAATAAAAGACCTTTAA
- a CDS encoding helix-turn-helix domain-containing protein yields the protein METKLIHNEAEYQAALKRIRELGEPEKGSPEDEEAEILTMLLVKFEEENYPAEELDPIEYLKTRMEVLGLAQNDLVPYFGNKGNVSKVLNRKRPLSLQNIRALKKGLGLSADVLISGSDYAMSA from the coding sequence ATGGAAACAAAATTAATTCACAACGAAGCGGAATATCAGGCAGCATTGAAAAGAATCCGGGAACTGGGAGAGCCGGAGAAAGGAAGCCCGGAAGATGAAGAAGCAGAAATTTTAACCATGCTGCTGGTTAAATTCGAAGAAGAAAATTATCCGGCAGAAGAACTTGATCCTATTGAGTACCTGAAAACCAGAATGGAAGTTTTAGGGTTAGCGCAAAACGACTTAGTGCCCTACTTTGGAAACAAAGGAAACGTTTCCAAGGTGTTAAACCGCAAACGCCCCTTAAGTCTGCAAAACATCAGAGCCTTAAAAAAAGGGCTAGGATTGTCTGCTGATGTTCTAATATCTGGTTCTGATTATGCGATGTCAGCCTAG
- a CDS encoding IS1182 family transposase: MQGKKVFAEEKVLLFSLSAHVPEHNFYRRLKQEVDLDFLYELTQPYFGRCGQQSIDPVVFFKLCLVGYLENIVSDRQLIEHCSLRLDLLYFLDYHLDEPLPWHSPVSRARQLYPEALFESLFDKVFRLCVEKGMVVGRRQAIDSAPVKANASMDSLLLKQPAGSAKMYVNQITIENSSAAEESNRNKNSKPEQFISAPEHQLRKLKKHQDQLKESPKGLGGNYEKARLVSNKTHYSPTDGDARISVKPGKARKLNYHCSLAVDTAKGVISHVQADLADGRDSQYLPAITLKLQRRLLDNELLLQELLADSGYSNGSNYSFLEQRKIIGWIPVFGQYKPEIEGFPYNQQQDQFTCPAGKILSFKTVDTNAEGGLLKIYRATYQDCKQCPLKSSCVPKSPCRQITRTAYDPEYRRAQARQQSRKGKRMKRLRQSTVEPVFGSLIHYYGLRQIGVRGKAGAHKVMLLAATAFNLKKYMKFKPVKVVSQALALVKEQQNVFASYFIAFTTLFTTRKVLPGWQ, encoded by the coding sequence ATGCAAGGCAAGAAGGTATTTGCCGAGGAGAAGGTGCTGCTCTTCTCCCTCTCGGCGCACGTGCCGGAACACAACTTTTACCGACGGTTGAAACAAGAGGTGGATCTGGATTTTCTCTACGAACTTACCCAGCCCTATTTCGGGCGTTGTGGCCAACAGTCGATTGACCCGGTAGTTTTCTTTAAGCTCTGCTTAGTGGGTTACCTGGAGAATATTGTCTCGGACCGCCAGCTTATCGAACATTGCAGCCTGCGACTGGACCTGCTTTACTTTCTGGACTATCACTTAGACGAGCCCTTGCCCTGGCACTCCCCGGTGAGTCGTGCCCGTCAGCTCTATCCCGAGGCCCTGTTTGAATCGTTGTTTGATAAAGTTTTTCGCTTGTGTGTCGAGAAAGGCATGGTAGTCGGTCGTAGGCAGGCCATCGACTCGGCACCGGTCAAGGCTAATGCTTCCATGGACAGCCTGCTTCTAAAGCAACCGGCTGGGTCTGCGAAAATGTATGTGAATCAGATAACTATAGAGAATAGTTCAGCCGCCGAAGAGTCAAATAGAAATAAAAACAGCAAACCAGAGCAATTTATTTCTGCTCCCGAGCATCAATTAAGAAAGCTGAAAAAGCACCAAGATCAGCTAAAAGAATCTCCTAAAGGTTTGGGAGGCAATTACGAGAAGGCCCGGCTGGTAAGTAATAAAACTCACTATAGTCCTACTGATGGGGATGCCCGTATATCGGTCAAACCAGGTAAGGCTAGAAAGCTCAATTATCATTGCAGTCTGGCGGTAGATACAGCCAAAGGCGTCATCAGCCATGTGCAGGCCGACTTGGCGGATGGTAGAGATAGCCAGTATCTGCCCGCTATTACCTTGAAATTGCAGCGGCGGTTACTAGACAATGAGCTGCTTCTACAGGAGTTGTTGGCCGATAGTGGGTATTCTAATGGAAGCAACTACTCCTTTTTAGAGCAAAGAAAGATAATCGGCTGGATACCCGTGTTTGGCCAGTACAAACCGGAAATTGAAGGCTTCCCTTACAATCAACAGCAGGACCAGTTCACCTGTCCGGCCGGTAAAATACTCTCCTTTAAAACCGTTGACACCAATGCGGAGGGAGGATTACTAAAAATCTACCGGGCTACCTACCAGGACTGCAAACAGTGTCCTTTGAAATCCTCTTGTGTTCCTAAAAGCCCATGCCGACAAATTACCCGCACCGCTTACGACCCAGAGTATCGGCGGGCACAGGCAAGGCAGCAAAGCAGAAAGGGGAAGCGGATGAAGCGGCTTCGGCAAAGCACCGTGGAGCCCGTCTTCGGCAGCTTAATTCATTATTATGGGCTACGGCAAATAGGGGTGCGAGGCAAAGCCGGGGCGCACAAGGTGATGTTACTGGCCGCTACTGCCTTCAACCTGAAAAAATATATGAAGTTCAAGCCAGTGAAAGTAGTAAGCCAAGCCCTTGCACTGGTTAAAGAGCAGCAAAATGTCTTTGCTAGCTATTTTATCGCTTTTACTACCCTCTTTACAACCAGGAAAGTACTCCCGGGGTGGCAATAA